From the candidate division WOR-3 bacterium genome, one window contains:
- a CDS encoding FAD:protein FMN transferase, whose protein sequence is MRFRRIWFLLFLLLLSCPKTEDEWHYQNVLVGGPCMVKFYSSDKSTSERVLSEIDKELKRLDSLLNYFSTKSLVSEINIKHRASLPPDIKSIFLLADSISDLTNGKFDISIAPLLEIWGFYGKEKRIPGKKEIERAKRLVDYKKIKIIGDSIFIPEDMKIDLGGIAQGFAADRVVDILRKHNIKSAIINIAGEVYAIGKSPKNRPWVVGIKHPRQDGVIEKVGLVDCALSTSGDYEKFFIVDGVRYAHIIDPKTGYPARDFASVTIIAENTTFADGIATAVSVMGAEKGKKFLDSLGIKGIIYYEKNNKLERLETE, encoded by the coding sequence ATGCGATTTAGAAGAATCTGGTTCTTACTTTTCTTACTGCTCCTCTCCTGTCCAAAAACCGAGGATGAATGGCATTATCAGAATGTATTGGTGGGAGGTCCCTGCATGGTAAAATTCTACTCTTCAGATAAAAGTACCTCCGAACGAGTTTTGTCTGAAATCGATAAAGAATTAAAACGCCTCGATTCACTTTTAAATTATTTTTCCACAAAGAGCTTAGTCAGTGAAATAAATATAAAACATCGCGCTTCCCTTCCTCCTGATATAAAATCGATCTTTCTTTTGGCCGACTCAATTTCCGATCTAACCAATGGTAAATTTGATATCTCAATCGCACCCCTTCTTGAAATATGGGGATTTTATGGTAAAGAAAAAAGGATCCCTGGGAAAAAAGAAATTGAGAGGGCAAAAAGACTGGTTGATTATAAAAAGATAAAAATAATCGGTGATTCCATTTTTATTCCTGAAGATATGAAGATCGACCTCGGTGGGATTGCCCAGGGATTTGCCGCGGACCGGGTGGTGGATATCTTAAGAAAACATAACATCAAATCGGCGATCATCAATATCGCCGGTGAGGTCTATGCAATTGGTAAATCACCCAAGAACAGACCCTGGGTCGTGGGAATAAAACATCCAAGGCAGGATGGTGTGATTGAAAAAGTTGGGCTGGTCGATTGTGCATTATCAACCTCGGGTGATTACGAGAAATTCTTCATTGTCGATGGAGTCCGTTATGCCCATATCATAGATCCTAAAACAGGTTATCCGGCGCGGGATTTTGCTTCAGTTACGATAATTGCCGAAAACACAACTTTTGCTGATGGTATCGCCACTGCGGTATCAGTGATGGGTGCAGAAAAGGGGAAAAAATTTCTTGACTCATTGGGGATTAAAGGTATAATATACTATGAAAAAAATAATAAACTGGAAAGGCTGGAAACAGAATGA
- a CDS encoding UbiA family prenyltransferase — protein MKKNIKKNIFDYFFILRPFILIPVINFFLIGKYLANGNRFNMQTLIGLMLYTLMMGGVYILNQITDVETDRLNKKLFLLSEDYLPLKNAYIEMFSIWSAVLLGAYLWNINFFILMVISLTLGILYSLPPFKLKGKPILDMLSNGFGYGILNFFAGWLIESPFAWEVGLKFLPYFFCICAVFINTTIVDLEGDKKAGEITTAVFLGEKFAYFLASVLMLTGFILSILYQDLICLIPSGLSLPLFFYLTFYFLKYKKSMRKIAILSFRLPGLIFTIITCILYPGYIPFLMVLILSMRIYYKKRFNLEYPTLTHG, from the coding sequence TTGAAGAAAAATATTAAAAAAAATATCTTTGATTACTTTTTCATCTTAAGACCCTTCATTCTCATCCCGGTGATAAATTTCTTTCTGATCGGTAAATACCTTGCCAATGGAAACAGGTTTAATATGCAAACTCTGATCGGCCTAATGCTTTACACCCTGATGATGGGAGGTGTGTATATTCTTAATCAAATAACCGATGTTGAAACCGACCGTTTGAATAAAAAATTGTTTCTTCTCTCTGAAGATTATTTACCTTTAAAAAACGCTTATATTGAGATGTTTTCAATCTGGAGTGCAGTTTTGCTCGGTGCCTATTTATGGAACATTAATTTTTTTATCCTCATGGTCATCTCACTAACCCTGGGCATTCTCTATTCTTTACCCCCTTTTAAATTAAAAGGAAAACCTATACTTGATATGCTGAGTAATGGCTTCGGTTATGGGATATTAAATTTCTTTGCGGGCTGGCTGATAGAAAGTCCTTTTGCATGGGAGGTGGGTTTAAAGTTTTTACCCTATTTTTTTTGCATCTGTGCCGTTTTTATTAACACGACCATTGTAGACCTTGAGGGAGATAAAAAGGCTGGAGAAATCACCACTGCGGTTTTTTTGGGCGAAAAGTTTGCCTATTTTCTTGCCTCGGTTTTAATGTTGACCGGGTTTATTTTATCTATTCTCTATCAAGATCTTATCTGCCTCATCCCCTCCGGTCTTAGCCTGCCTTTATTTTTCTATCTAACTTTTTATTTTTTAAAATACAAAAAAAGTATGCGTAAAATTGCCATCCTCTCTTTCCGTCTTCCTGGTTTGATATTCACTATCATCACCTGCATCCTTTATCCGGGATATATACCCTTCCTCATGGTGCTCATTCTAAGTATGAGGATATATTACAAAAAGCGCTTCAATCTTGAGTATCCTACATTAACTCATGGATAA
- the rpmB gene encoding 50S ribosomal protein L28, translating to MARKCAICGKKAQVGSKISHAHNVSKRRFNVNLQRVRIKIDGKIKRVLVCTDCLSAGKVMKA from the coding sequence ATGGCGAGAAAGTGTGCAATTTGCGGAAAAAAAGCCCAGGTCGGTTCCAAAATAAGCCACGCCCACAATGTCTCTAAACGCCGGTTTAATGTCAACCTGCAAAGGGTGCGGATAAAGATAGATGGTAAAATAAAGCGTGTGCTGGTGTGTACCGATTGTTTGAGTGCGGGTAAGGTAATGAAGGCATGA
- the atpF gene encoding F0F1 ATP synthase subunit B, which translates to MEALTKLGINPLLLIAQIINFLILLWVLNKFLYKPILKLFKDRSSKIEEGIKTAEALKKQAAEAEEKHRQLIEEAKKEAHRIIEQATKLGDEEKKKIIALANEEARKIVEKTMQEINAEKQNIMAEIKKEVGAMVVTLSAELIRKRLDEKTQRELIEEAIKEVERELEKTATRG; encoded by the coding sequence ATGGAAGCTTTGACTAAGCTTGGTATTAATCCACTTCTGCTCATCGCCCAAATCATTAACTTTCTGATATTGTTGTGGGTCTTGAATAAATTTCTCTATAAACCGATCCTCAAACTCTTTAAAGACCGTTCCAGCAAGATTGAGGAAGGCATCAAGACAGCCGAGGCTTTAAAAAAGCAGGCCGCAGAAGCCGAAGAAAAGCACCGTCAATTGATCGAAGAAGCAAAGAAGGAGGCGCACCGGATAATTGAACAGGCGACAAAACTGGGTGATGAGGAGAAGAAAAAGATTATTGCCCTGGCAAACGAAGAGGCGAGAAAGATAGTGGAAAAGACGATGCAGGAGATAAATGCTGAAAAGCAGAATATCATGGCGGAGATTAAAAAAGAGGTCGGGGCGATGGTAGTAACGCTGAGTGCAGAACTGATAAGAAAAAGACTGGATGAAAAAACCCAGCGGGAATTGATTGAAGAGGCGATAAAAGAGGTGGAGCGAGAACTTGAAAAGACAGCGACGCGAGGATAA
- the atpB gene encoding F0F1 ATP synthase subunit A: MRDIHISIAAEELFRIGSFPVTNSLLVTYLTILLFILIIFLVKKNVIPKGIQNVVEYLLEYFYNLICEVFGSEEKGRKFFPLVMTIFLFVLFINWFGLLPGVGTIGIYRETPVHAEEMEHPEGVAPSHPELKIHKEFIPLFRGASADLNTTLALALISVIFTQIYSIQALGFKGFLKRFIKLKNPIMFFVGILELIAEFAKIISFSFRLFGNIFAGEVLLTVMLVLLPILIPAPFLALEIFVGVIQAIIFSFLTLFFIKIATTEEEH; the protein is encoded by the coding sequence ATGCGTGACATCCATATTTCCATAGCCGCGGAAGAGCTGTTCCGGATCGGTTCTTTCCCGGTGACCAACTCGTTGCTGGTGACCTACTTGACCATTCTGCTTTTTATTCTGATAATCTTCCTGGTGAAAAAGAATGTCATACCCAAAGGAATTCAGAATGTGGTAGAGTATCTCCTTGAATACTTCTATAATCTCATCTGTGAGGTCTTTGGAAGCGAAGAGAAAGGGCGTAAGTTTTTCCCACTGGTGATGACGATATTCTTGTTTGTTCTTTTCATCAATTGGTTTGGACTGTTACCCGGGGTGGGGACTATCGGCATTTACCGCGAAACACCGGTTCATGCGGAGGAAATGGAACATCCAGAAGGTGTCGCACCTTCCCATCCTGAATTAAAAATCCATAAAGAATTTATCCCGCTATTCAGGGGCGCTTCCGCGGATTTAAATACCACCCTTGCCCTGGCATTGATTTCGGTGATCTTCACCCAGATTTACAGTATCCAAGCCCTGGGGTTCAAGGGTTTCTTAAAACGATTTATAAAACTGAAAAATCCAATCATGTTCTTTGTCGGGATACTGGAATTGATTGCAGAATTCGCCAAGATCATTTCGTTCTCCTTCCGTCTTTTTGGAAATATTTTTGCTGGCGAAGTCCTACTCACAGTGATGCTCGTTCTGCTGCCGATACTGATTCCTGCACCATTTCTTGCCCTGGAGATCTTTGTGGGAGTAATCCAGGCAATAATCTTCTCCTTTTTGACATTATTTTTTATAAAAATTGCTACCACTGAAGAGGAACATTGA
- the atpH gene encoding ATP synthase F1 subunit delta: MKRQRREDKPLEKTVDKTMDQAKNQDEIMEKMLGELELVDSSFRSSLKLRGYLENPRIPLLEKQQTLKGLFKDYISPQTYDFIFVLLRCNALSSLSGILRSYQRTRAESGILEIEVRTAIPLTSEEKELLTKNFTQKLKKPVHIKNIIDPEVIGGMVIKSGDIMIDASLKSRIEDLLKNIRQG, from the coding sequence TTGAAAAGACAGCGACGCGAGGATAAACCATTAGAAAAAACGGTGGATAAAACCATGGACCAAGCTAAAAACCAGGATGAGATCATGGAAAAGATGCTTGGAGAATTAGAACTCGTCGATTCCTCTTTTCGTTCTTCCCTCAAATTGCGCGGTTATCTGGAGAATCCAAGGATTCCTCTTTTGGAAAAGCAGCAGACGCTTAAGGGTCTGTTTAAAGACTACATCAGCCCCCAGACCTATGATTTTATCTTTGTGCTCTTGCGTTGTAACGCCCTCTCCAGTTTGAGCGGAATATTGAGGAGTTATCAGCGCACACGGGCGGAATCCGGGATATTAGAGATTGAAGTGCGCACCGCCATACCCCTTACCTCTGAAGAGAAAGAACTTTTGACGAAGAATTTCACGCAGAAATTAAAAAAACCGGTACATATCAAAAACATCATCGATCCAGAGGTAATTGGCGGAATGGTGATAAAAAGTGGCGATATCATGATCGACGCCAGTCTGAAATCACGGATTGAGGATTTATTAAAAAATATAAGACAAGGATAA
- a CDS encoding HU family DNA-binding protein, protein MTKAQLIDAIAKKAKISKKAAGLALDAFVEAVTAALKKGDRITLVGFGTFMVAKRKARTAKNPQTGEMIKVPAKRVPKFKAGRELKAAIK, encoded by the coding sequence ATGACTAAAGCACAACTTATTGATGCCATCGCCAAAAAGGCAAAGATCAGTAAAAAGGCAGCAGGTTTGGCCCTTGATGCCTTTGTCGAGGCAGTAACTGCTGCACTCAAAAAAGGTGATAGAATTACCCTCGTTGGCTTCGGCACATTCATGGTGGCAAAGAGAAAAGCACGCACCGCGAAAAATCCACAGACTGGGGAGATGATTAAGGTGCCCGCTAAGCGTGTGCCCAAATTTAAAGCCGGTCGCGAATTGAAGGCTGCTATAAAATAA
- the atpE gene encoding ATP synthase F0 subunit C, giving the protein MEPATMKTLAAALAIGLGALGPGLGIGFIGAKATEAAGRNPEATGKIQTLFILALAFAEAIAIYALVVALIIKFL; this is encoded by the coding sequence ATGGAACCAGCAACCATGAAAACACTGGCGGCAGCACTGGCAATTGGTTTAGGTGCTCTGGGACCAGGTTTAGGCATCGGATTTATCGGTGCCAAAGCAACCGAAGCCGCGGGTCGTAATCCAGAGGCAACGGGTAAGATTCAGACACTTTTTATTCTCGCCCTTGCCTTTGCCGAGGCGATCGCTATCTATGCCTTGGTCGTTGCCTTAATTATTAAATTCTTATAA
- a CDS encoding ZIP family metal transporter, producing the protein MVVLYTLVSVCLVSIISLIGIFFVAIKSSTLSRIILLLVSFAAGSLFGDAFIHLLPEAFIEFENSFLVSLLVIAGILIFFILEKFVRWRHCHIPTSPEHPHPLVTMNLVGDLIHNLIDGMIIGASYSVNIHIGIATTIAVIMHEIPQEIGDFGVFIHGGLSLKRAIMLNFLSALTAVLGGIISLILGPVVKDYAITLLPLTAGGFIYIAGSDLIPELKGCETALGSLTQLIAMACGSAVMALLLLLD; encoded by the coding sequence ATGGTGGTTCTTTACACCCTGGTGAGCGTGTGCTTGGTTAGTATCATTTCGCTCATTGGGATATTTTTTGTCGCGATAAAATCCAGTACCTTAAGCCGCATCATTTTATTACTGGTAAGTTTTGCCGCCGGTTCTTTATTCGGCGATGCCTTCATCCATCTTCTACCCGAGGCATTTATAGAATTTGAAAACAGTTTCCTCGTCTCTCTGCTGGTAATCGCTGGAATACTCATTTTTTTTATTCTGGAAAAATTTGTGCGCTGGCGCCATTGCCACATTCCGACCTCACCCGAGCATCCCCATCCGCTGGTTACAATGAATCTGGTGGGCGACTTAATCCATAATTTGATCGATGGGATGATCATCGGTGCCAGTTATTCGGTAAACATTCATATCGGCATCGCCACAACTATAGCAGTAATCATGCATGAAATTCCCCAGGAGATTGGCGATTTCGGTGTCTTTATCCATGGAGGGTTGAGTTTAAAACGGGCGATCATGTTGAATTTTTTATCAGCCCTTACTGCTGTTCTGGGTGGGATAATTTCTTTAATCCTCGGTCCCGTGGTAAAGGACTATGCCATTACTCTTCTTCCACTCACTGCTGGCGGTTTTATCTACATCGCGGGTTCCGATTTGATTCCCGAACTCAAAGGTTGCGAAACGGCTTTAGGTTCGCTAACCCAGTTGATCGCAATGGCTTGCGGCTCGGCAGTAATGGCACTTTTACTTCTCCTCGATTGA
- the amrS gene encoding AmmeMemoRadiSam system radical SAM enzyme, whose protein sequence is MKVEARYYEVFEGYIQCRLCPHQCKILPGKKGICRARINEENKLWAIDYGETTSIALDPIEKKPLYHFYPGSQILSIACNSCNMRCPFCQNWEISQVEAQTEYLSPEMLVKIYKEHPSLGVSYTYTEPLMWFEYLLDAAKLIRENGGKNVLVTNGMINEEPLRELLPLIDAMNIDLKSINPDTYKKKLGGDLDTVKKTIEISHKSCHIEITNLVVTGLNDKPNEIDALIDYVAGVNPEIPLHFSRYYPNYKYTKPPTPIDTLFDAYEKARKKLKYVYLGNVPGEDGSNTYCPKCGALLIERMYFKALIKNLKGSNCAKCGEKINIIL, encoded by the coding sequence ATGAAGGTTGAGGCAAGATATTACGAAGTATTTGAAGGATATATTCAGTGTCGACTCTGCCCCCATCAATGCAAGATTTTGCCGGGCAAAAAGGGCATCTGTAGGGCGCGTATAAATGAAGAAAATAAACTCTGGGCGATTGATTACGGTGAAACTACTTCCATAGCCTTAGACCCGATTGAGAAAAAACCTTTGTACCACTTTTATCCTGGTTCCCAGATTCTCTCTATTGCCTGCAATAGTTGTAATATGAGATGCCCATTCTGTCAGAACTGGGAGATTTCACAGGTTGAAGCACAAACCGAATACCTTTCTCCAGAGATGCTTGTGAAGATCTATAAAGAACATCCTTCCTTGGGGGTCTCTTATACCTATACCGAACCATTGATGTGGTTTGAATATCTCCTTGATGCGGCAAAACTAATAAGAGAAAATGGTGGGAAGAATGTCCTGGTAACAAATGGAATGATAAATGAAGAACCTTTGCGTGAACTTTTGCCCCTCATTGATGCGATGAATATTGATTTAAAGTCAATCAATCCTGATACATATAAAAAGAAACTGGGTGGAGATTTAGATACGGTGAAAAAGACGATCGAAATATCACATAAATCCTGTCACATAGAGATCACAAACCTTGTTGTCACCGGGTTGAATGACAAACCAAATGAGATTGATGCACTCATTGATTATGTTGCGGGCGTGAATCCCGAGATTCCCTTGCATTTCTCCCGCTATTATCCAAACTACAAATATACCAAACCACCAACGCCGATTGATACACTCTTTGATGCCTATGAAAAGGCAAGGAAAAAATTAAAATATGTATATCTCGGAAATGTGCCGGGTGAGGATGGTTCCAATACCTATTGTCCAAAATGTGGCGCACTATTGATTGAAAGGATGTATTTCAAGGCGTTGATTAAAAATTTAAAAGGTTCTAATTGTGCAAAATGTGGAGAGAAGATAAATATTATTTTATGA